In Amphiprion ocellaris isolate individual 3 ecotype Okinawa chromosome 5, ASM2253959v1, whole genome shotgun sequence, the genomic stretch GCAGTGAATGGAGGTCTTCCACAGCTTGCCAGTCTCAGTCAGCACTATGAAAAGATGCCTGAAGGTCTGCAAAAATACATAAGAGAGATAGATGCAAAAGGCTTGGCTGTTATTGACTGGGAGGAGTGGCGTCCATTGTGGATCAGAAATTGGTATACTAAAGATATCTATCGAAATAAATCTCGTGAAATGGTAGCCAAAAAGAATCCAAAGTGGACCCCAGAACAAGTGGGGAAAGTTGCACAACAAGAATTTGAGCTGTCAGCTCGAAAATTCATGCTGGAAACTCTGAGACTTGCCAAGAACCTGAGGCCCAATCAGCTGTGGGGCTTCTACCTTTTCCCAGATTGTTACAACCATGACTACAGGAATGGCCTGAAAAACTACACTGGTCGCTGTCCTGCTGTGGAAGTGGCCCGCAACGATCAGCTTAACTGGTTGTGGATGGAGTGTACGGCATTTTTTCCGTCCATTTACATGGGTTCTATACTACGTTCTACAAAGTATGGACGCCTCTTTGTCCGGAACAGGGTGAAGGAGGCATTGCGCCTGGCATCTGTTGGAGATGGATTAGCAcgtcctgtttttgtttatacAAGACCTACGTACATCAGTCAGATGACCCTCCTAACTGAGGTTAGTTTgttacagaaatgtttcatcacagaGTTTTATGCATTCATTATCTGTTGTCAAGGAGGAAGGTTACTATATTTATCCCTTGATTTAACAATGAATATATTTTAGATTAATcagtaaatgtcaaaaatgctaccataaaggaatatttcataattatttagtctaaaaacagccaaaaaaatcaaatactATTCATTTCAATGAAATCAAACTGAGAGGAATCCCAAAACCCCTACATTTGAGAAAACCTAgaaaatcaaaatgtcaaatgacaAATTTATTAATTGATTCTGCTCATAAATTTTTGagtgcttcattttttttttgagtttttgtgcaACATGCACTGTTCAAAGATATTACCAGAAATAGAATAAGCAGTAAACCCTAAACTGACTTATGCTGATAACTTCAACATATTTGTAACACATAGCTGACTTTGACGGTAATTGTGAACCACTATTTAGTCACTGACACCTTCCATCTACATCTAATGAGAAGTCCAATACACATAGCAGCTACATGGTGCTGGATTTGAAATGTATGTGTAATTTGtctgaaaaacagtaaatcacTGTTATTGTTATGTGAGATGAAACTGAATAAGTTCTAAAATTATTGACTTCATTTGAACTCAAAAATACTGTCTCTGTTTGTGTAAATCTTTTGTAGACTGATTTGGTCTCCACCATCGGTGAGAGTGTCGCActtggagctgcaggtgtgatCTTCTGGGGTGACACCTCCTATGCAGACAGTAGTGTAAGAGCtgtactttctcttttttcatgcTGAATAGCCCAGTGTTCGGTGGTTTGAGGTtaacatctttcttttttgtcctcCAGGTCAGCTGCTCCACTGTAAATCAGTATCTTCTGGGACCGCTGGGCAGGTACCTGCTCAATGTGTCCACTGCAGCAGAGCAGTGCAGCCAGGTGCTGTGTAAATCCCACGGCCGCTGTCTCCGCCGAGCACCAGACAGTGATGTGTACCTGCATCTCAGCCCCTCAACACATCGGATAACTACTCAAAGTGGCCAGCTGAAGGTTACAGGAGTTCCTGGCCAAGCCGAGCTGGCTGTTTTCCGCACACACTTCCAGTGCCAGTGCTACAGTGGATACAGGGGTGATAGCTGTgctcaaaaagaaaaagggcAAAATAGAGCCTCCTCTGTCTTTGGGACCTGGCCTCTTTGCCTTTTACTCCCACTTGGACTCCTCACTCTTCTCCACTGAGAAAACTGAGAAGCCCAAAAACTATTCACTGCTTCTGCCAGCCCTGAAAAGGACAGTTCAGACTCTCTGACATAAAGGCGGTAAGTTACCGTGCACTAGTGATAGTGATGCTTTGACAGCAGCAGGTTTTCAGGCCTGGAACCAGAGATATCCCAGTTTTTATCCCAGACCTCAAGCAACATATTTGTGTATGACAAGTTGCAGTGCGAGATCAACAATCTCAGGACTGCCTTCTGGAAATAATGTCTGTTCACCAATATTTCAAATGTCATTAACTCTTATCAAATTATGTCAAATCTCAGAAGTATCTCCTAAAGGCCTCTTCTGTGCTAACCTTGACCTGAGACTCTGAATCCAACAGGACTGTAGTTTAAATGTGGGACAGTCtctgaaaacaaaatgttttatttatgttttggtcactaaaatggaacaaaaagtGGAAGAAATGTACATTTGATTCCCAGCTGCATCCATTACTGGCAGTTTGTTGGTGCATCTGCATCTTGTTTATACTGATGCCCAAATGTAGCATTATAGTTTGTATTTGATTAGGATGAATAGGATCAAGCTGTTGAGTGTTATATAGCCTTATGAATTAATTATAACACTAACATAATGCCAGAAGGTTCTAAATGATGCTAAATGCAGTCTCAAATCTTTCTGATTATCTTTTGCTTATAGAAACAATGTGGCTGGACCTGCCTGTTTCAATTCAAAATTGTGCCTTAACAGGGCTACAAAGTGCTCTTTTTTAACTGTTGCCTTGGTTTACaaactttaattattattatgtattattttcagTAGTGTTCATCTCAGTGCTCTGTATTGATATTACCTCCATATTGcctcacagttttttttataattaaataaaatgtatataataaAGTGTAGCCAGCACATAATAAACCAACAGAGAAAGATATTATTGTTTAATTCTAATGGTATCCTTCATTTTACATGGATATCACTGTGTCAAAATGTTCAATTTTAGGAAACAGGAAAtgtaacttttacattttttaaaattttaattaccTTGATAATGCAGAttgtcaaaacattttaaatgaacagCTGGCCATAGCTGGTTTAAGTTTCTTCCAGATATATTGGAAATTTTAGTAAAGAAATGCCAAAGCTGTgatcattttttcagttttaagatTTTATACTTGGTACATCTTGGCTTCATTTACAACCAAATGTAAAGGGGATGTTTTGaatacatttgtgtttgtgttagaAAGATTCAGTACTTGCAGAATGAGAAATCAAATGCTTAGAAATTCAATATTGACTTGGCTTCCTACACAACAATTAGAggatattttttgtgtgtagttTATTTGCTTGCACTGTAGCTTGTGTCGGGATTCCTGCCGGTGACACTGTGTTGATAGCAGCTACTGTAGGTACATGTTTAGTTTGTTGTCTATATATTTGCTAGACTGAAGCTAGCTGAGCAGTTTCATATTTGTACAGTAGGTTCTTTATTtagtgaccaaaaatgacaccagTGGGCAGGTGGTAGATGGTGCTGTTtttcacaaactgaaaaaacagaatGGCACAGATAGTGTTGCAGTAGTATCATAAATGCATGTTGAAAactaaaattctgcactttacTTTTCTGTTGAGGTGGATCTAGTATCTGTTCCCTTCATACAAAAGCCTGTAAGGCATACTGTCACTGCTTTACATTAgaatacagtgtttttttccccatgtaATGTGTCATATTAGAGATGTGTTCACTGTGaatcttgtttaaaaagaaatgggTGCTTCTATGATTGTTATACCTCCCTTGGCTTTCAACCTCGGTTATCTAAGGTTTTATTTCCTATTATATTTAAACATGCACATGTTTTACAGCACAGAAATGACAGTGCTTTCATCAGTTATTACAAAAAACCAAATAGGTTTTATACAGCCACGCAAGCTTCAGACCTTATCCCACAGTCCTCTATTTACAAGGTGATGCTGCAGTCACTATTTACAATTCAGTATAAATACATTTGTATTTTCCAACTGTAAAAGTGGAACTATAcagttgtttttgcagttttagctACTTTAGATAAAATATTGTAAACATGTACTGCCAGCCATTTTCAAATGCAAACCATaatgttatatattttaatgttttcttcattaacTTTAAGcagtcatttcttttcattattgTCACAGCTTTACGAATATGAGTGTAAGAACTGATGGGTAACTGCAGTTATTAAGGAATTAGTTTGTGGCTATGAGATGCGAATTTTCTGTATCGCaatggaaaaatgtttaaaatcctTATAATTGATTTTGATACACAATTTGTGCTTCCATGAATTACAAGTATTTTCATACCACAGGGAAATCACATAACACCAGTAAATTCCGTAAATCTTATTATTAAACAGACTAAAACCTACAAACATAGTTCTGCTCTTACTtacttgatttatttaaaatatcttaagaatacaaaaaaacatcctTAAAGTAATATTCAAGAGTgtctacatacattttttttttaaacaaatcctTTTTCTCGGTCGTTGTGAACATGTATCTTTTTTTGGTTGTGCATGAGATACTGAGATGAGATCAATAGTCCAGCTTTATTTTGGGATGAAACCTCAATTTAGCTGAacaatttttgcttttatccCACTCCACCTCTCTGTTGTAGcagctttgtttctgtcttAATTAAACTCATAAGAAATCTAAAAGCCTTAAATTGCCAAACTACAGTTTGTATGGCTTCAAACCAAATTTGACTCAGAGTTGTGTATTTAAGACTTTTCATAATTACCTTTTACATTGGAGAATTTCATCATTAAAAGTCgtttttaatatatatgttttctgtctttgtcattttctgtccctCCTGAAACATACTTTGATGTCctctaatttttatttctttactgtCTCTTATTTTCTCAAGtactattttaaaatattctttatgACTTGTCTGTATAACatggattttaaaaagtgctttataaatgatgatgatggtgatttttattatgttattattattaaagtgGCATTTAATACAtagaagtttgttttttggctttattatcTTATGGCAATAAGGTGATAAATTACAAGCATCAATAGCAGGCTGACATTGCATGAATATTACTATGAAGTATTTTAGtacaaacagcacaaatgtattttttaaatcaacacaaaacgTATTTTTGTGGGGAATGTTCATAACATATCAAACTGTAAGTTCagtgtaaattttaaatttttttgctaaaacCACAGTAAATATCTAAATCCAGttcacaatgaaaaacaaacactttcactgcacatttgtgtcattttaaagaaactttCAGCCTCGGCCGGAACTGACGCACTGTGCTTAGTATTGTTATGTGCAGCTCCTAATGTGCTCCGACGAGAAAAAGGCGGCTTACACCGGACAAGATTAAATACACATCAGACACAGACCCCTAAAAATTAGTCGCATTTTTCGACTTTCTCGTGTTGCATTTATTAcacaatattttttcagttgatTGGCAACCTCTCATTTTGTGACAGGTAGCTTtctataagaaaaaaaatgtacagctGGCTTTAAACTCAATTTATCCTTTCAGTTTGACAAGCTAAATTAGCTACCAGCATCGCCGACACCAAGTCTTTTAGCAGCATTTCCCATCACTGGCAAGCAGCGATGCAGAAGACATggtgataaagaaaaaaaactcgtCTTCCTGTCAATTCTTAACTCGTTTAACTGCGTcggtatgtatatatgtgtgtgtatgtgtgtatcgGTATGTTTGCCTCTGGTGTTGCATAATGCATTTTGCCTCCTACAGTATCTCATTGTGCAGAGACTTAGCTAGTAGCACAGCGACACAACGAGCTACTGTTAGCTTCCATGCAGATTTTGGCTAACCTGTGTTGTTATCTGACTGTTTGCACTGCAGTGCTATATATGTTTAGTGTTTTAACCGGGAGGttttcctgtctgtgttttctgcattcattttgtCGCCACCTCAAGTTTTAAATCCTGTAAAGTCCTTTATTAGCTAGTTAATAGCTGGACATGTGCAGGTGTACTAATGATGGCTGCTTTCCACATAGGTCTTGCTGATGTGAGTGCTGGTTCACTGTCATGGTCCCAGTCCCAGCGTCCACCCTAAGCCCTGAACACTAAACCCTCACAGATTTTACTGACATCACCTGGTAAGTGACTGCGTGAGAAGCTGGAAGAGCTTGAAATGATGTAAATAGTAATGGGAGCGCAGAAACCTGTTTCATACTATTGTGGGTTTGTAAGATTttgttagtttctttttttttctttttgcacagCCTAAATGGGGAAAGCATATTTGAAATTCACTGTCTTCCTGCCATCAAGGCAAAACAGCTACGCACAGTTCTGGCTATACATCACCAGTGACCTATGTATCTGTTCTTACATATAAACGTCTGTTTACTTACAATGATGGGGTTAGTTGATCTTTCCAAACTACTCTATGGgtattctcagtcatccaggtcattgtAGTCCTAAGAGCTTCAATACAAGGCAACTGtacctttctttttttgaaaaagtaaaGAGGCAAAACATCTTCAGGAACTACAAAGAGAAGTATAGTTGCCTTCTACTGAAACTCTTAAGCTTCCGAGCTTACCCTTTTGGTTCCACATTTACTTTCATAACTCTATGAATGGTAGGTGATTCCCTTTGGCAAAGtctgcaaaaatgcaaatttatagCAAATGTGCATAGAGGGTTGAAAATGTCAGTGGCAAAATGACAGTGGGGACAGCCCTTAGCGCTTGTACATTTAGCAGAAACATGCTCAGAGTCTGAGAGTCCACAAGTGTGGACAACGGGATCAGGCCAAGGTTTAATGTAACACTACAAGGAACTGACCCATCATTAATTTTGTAAATTCcatgtgtgatttttctgctgtgGAAACTCAGAACTGAGCTCCTTAAATCAGAGAGCACACCTTCAAACATTGTGAGCAGGAATGATTCATCAGCAGTCAGGCTGTTTGGATTTACCAAAGAACTCACTGTCTTGTGAAGCCTTAACTTTATACTCAGTACTTCTTTTTAAGGTTCACACAGAAAGTTTATTGTCTGCTGGCCCATTGAATCAAAGGAGAATTGTCCAGATATAAGGGAATTTAATagttgtgggggttttttttgtttgtttgtttgttttttaagtcaaatattgttttttgtggttttggccATCACACatctttgttttaataaaatttcACTCATCGTGTCACATGATGCTTCCATCTGGAGAAGAGTCAGCATCAGTCTACAGAAAGCTTGTGTTCCTGTTCCTCAGATGCAGTTAATAGCCATACCTGCAGGAATGATGGTTATTACTGTAAGActgttttaattttgcttttagaAACAAAGATTGCAAGGATGGAGCTGTCAGCTGAGAGCCAATAGTGTCTGTGGACCTGCTTTAATATAAACTGTCcaacaaataagcaaacaaagGACTAATACGTAGGATCTCAAACAATGCACTGTTTGCTTTTTCCAGATCAATCACCTTTATGAAATGAATTTCTTGCGCAATCGCCTTGTGGTTCTGGGCTTGGTGTTGTTAGCCACGTTACTGCTGTACCTGCTGCTGCCATCCATCCGCCAGGGCAGCATGGAGCCGTCACTTGAAGCTCAAAGAATGGGGCTGATGgcgactcctcctcctccaattCCAACCATCAACGTGTCTATTCGCACCGGTCAGCTGCCTGGGGACCCTCCACTGTTCTTTCGAGAAGCTTTACCTGTAGACGCAGCTGGACGGCAGATATTACCAAGGTGAGCTGAGAAGTGGAAAGACCTGTAGAACACATTTGAACAGATGATATGCTTTAGTCTTTGTAAGCATCTGCAAAGCAGTTtgcaaaaagaatgaataaTCATAATAGTGAGGATTGTAAAATGAAACACTTTTAGGAAGTTCATACAAACACAGGCAGTGCTGTTAATATGCTGCTCTACCATATGGTAACTGAATGGCCTCTGCTAGTCTTAAACTCCTGAGTGACAAAATTATGTCTGCATGCAGGCTGCAGGTGGTCCTCCTGCATGGACAAGCCTTTACATCTAAAACCTGGGAGGAACTCGGTACGATGGCTCTACTGGCAACTAATGGATATCAAGCATTAGCCATGGACCTGCCAGGTAAGACTTGAGTCCTATTGCATGTAACAAAAACTGAGGGTGGTATGTATTAAGTTTAGAACTGGtttatacataaatacatttacaactGTATGCAAGTCAGGGAGACATATTACTTTCAATTGAATTGTAATGTACATATAAACAAATGCAAACTCTGAGTTGGTAGAGTGTTTGCTTAAAAATAgtgatatgcaaaaaaaaaaattttcacaatgACTAGTAGCAGAATCAGTTAGTGTTATCAACTTAATCAGACTGATAGACAATTGGACTTTAACACAAATTCTAAACTAAGCACAATGCTACTGCAGTTTTTTGGACACAGAATACCATTTGTAATGGTTTTTTATATTGTGTTAGACAGTTGAGTTGGATTCCATGAGCAGATAGCACACTCTTGTGGTTGAAGATATTTATAACGTGGGCTGAACCAAGTACATGTGATGTAAGTTTATCATACCTGAGATGAAAATTCTAATTCTTATACTGTGTTTGAcaatatgtgtatgtatatgacATACTGGCATTGACATTATGTGGTGAGCATACACTGAGTTTGCGTATTATTTATTCCTGGTCAATCAACTGTGCCATGATATTGGTACATGCATTTGAAATTACACGTTTGGATGGTGGCTGTGTGCGGTGTAGTGGCATTCTCGCTTTGTAGTTACTTAAATAGaactctgttttctttacttcaCATTATACCTGGAGGATACGGGAAATCACCAAACTCCGAGGCTCTGAAGACTGACCAGAATCGGGTGGACCTGCTATCAAGGTTCATGGAGTCTTTGGGTGTCAGAGCAGCAGTACTTTTAAGCCCTTCAATGAGTGGGCATTACTCCATCCCCTTCCTCATGAAGAATAGCGCTCAGCTGCACGGCTTCATTCCTATAGCACCAGTTGGTACCAAGAGTT encodes the following:
- the hyal2b gene encoding hyaluronidase-2 gives rise to the protein MGAVLDSLLTTAGQLPWLLLTLFAWWTVLCSADTKQTRWPLYSQKPVLLAWNAPTQECAPRHGVTLSLDQFDIVASPNEGFVRQNLTIFYKERLGLYPYYERGGTAVNGGLPQLASLSQHYEKMPEGLQKYIREIDAKGLAVIDWEEWRPLWIRNWYTKDIYRNKSREMVAKKNPKWTPEQVGKVAQQEFELSARKFMLETLRLAKNLRPNQLWGFYLFPDCYNHDYRNGLKNYTGRCPAVEVARNDQLNWLWMECTAFFPSIYMGSILRSTKYGRLFVRNRVKEALRLASVGDGLARPVFVYTRPTYISQMTLLTETDLVSTIGESVALGAAGVIFWGDTSYADSSVSCSTVNQYLLGPLGRYLLNVSTAAEQCSQVLCKSHGRCLRRAPDSDVYLHLSPSTHRITTQSGQLKVTGVPGQAELAVFRTHFQCQCYSGYRGDSCAQKEKGQNRASSVFGTWPLCLLLPLGLLTLLH
- the abhd14a gene encoding protein ABHD14A; the protein is MNFLRNRLVVLGLVLLATLLLYLLLPSIRQGSMEPSLEAQRMGLMATPPPPIPTINVSIRTGQLPGDPPLFFREALPVDAAGRQILPRLQVVLLHGQAFTSKTWEELGTMALLATNGYQALAMDLPGYGKSPNSEALKTDQNRVDLLSRFMESLGVRAAVLLSPSMSGHYSIPFLMKNSAQLHGFIPIAPVGTKSYSPQQYQNIQTPTLIVFGALDTNMGAQSQKNLLQLPNRSVLKLEGARHACYMDKPREFHQGLIEFLSTLKRDV